A genomic stretch from Polyangium spumosum includes:
- a CDS encoding sigma-54-dependent transcriptional regulator: MPRGHVLVLDDEPSILTTLQKALSLEGYTVDVAGGVRVAEEKLAKKSYDIALFDVALPDGDGVSLLEKVRVGGSDLPIVMMSGHASIDAAVRATRLGALDFLEKPLSTDRLLLVLDNTLRLVRAEAEAKALRAQAGQLGELIGESRSMVALREQIARAAKASATVLVTGERGTGKELVARAIHLAGKRVKGPLEKMNCAAVPSELIESEMFGHEAGAFTGATKQRRGKFERASGGTLFLDEVGDMPMPMQAKLLRVLQEREIERVGGHETIKVDVRVVAATNRDLEAACQKGEFRADLYDRLNVVPLALPPLRARREDVPVLARHFLGLAMVANDRPGMVLTDGAIELLTSYGFPGNVRELRNLIERLVILTPDAKIDAEDVRVCLGSASAGTPTGLFRPGTPFRVLAEEAERRILEEALAHHGGAMASTARGLGLERSHLYKKCKALGLRGDKAEAEDEG; the protein is encoded by the coding sequence ATGCCGCGCGGTCACGTGCTCGTCCTGGATGACGAGCCCTCCATCCTCACCACGCTCCAGAAGGCCCTCTCCCTCGAGGGATACACCGTGGATGTCGCCGGCGGCGTCCGCGTCGCCGAGGAGAAGCTCGCCAAAAAGAGCTACGACATCGCGCTCTTCGACGTCGCCTTGCCCGACGGCGACGGCGTCTCGCTCCTGGAAAAGGTCCGCGTCGGCGGATCGGACCTGCCCATCGTCATGATGAGCGGGCACGCGTCGATCGACGCGGCCGTCCGCGCGACGCGCCTCGGCGCGCTCGACTTCCTGGAAAAACCCCTCTCCACCGATCGGCTCCTGCTCGTCCTCGACAACACGCTGCGCCTCGTGCGGGCCGAGGCCGAGGCGAAGGCGCTGCGCGCGCAGGCCGGGCAGCTCGGGGAGCTCATCGGCGAGAGCCGGTCCATGGTGGCGCTGCGCGAGCAGATCGCCCGCGCCGCGAAGGCGAGCGCGACGGTGCTCGTGACCGGCGAGCGCGGGACGGGCAAGGAGCTCGTGGCGCGCGCGATCCACCTCGCCGGCAAACGCGTGAAGGGGCCGCTCGAGAAGATGAACTGCGCCGCCGTCCCGAGCGAGCTCATCGAGAGCGAGATGTTCGGCCACGAGGCCGGCGCGTTCACGGGCGCGACGAAGCAGCGGCGCGGCAAGTTCGAGCGCGCGAGCGGCGGCACGCTTTTCCTCGACGAGGTCGGCGACATGCCGATGCCGATGCAGGCGAAGCTCTTGCGCGTGCTGCAGGAGCGCGAGATCGAGCGCGTCGGCGGGCACGAGACGATCAAGGTGGACGTGCGCGTGGTGGCCGCGACGAACCGCGACCTCGAGGCGGCCTGTCAGAAGGGCGAGTTCCGCGCGGACCTCTACGATCGGCTGAACGTCGTGCCGCTCGCGCTCCCGCCGCTGCGTGCGCGCCGCGAGGACGTGCCCGTGCTCGCGCGGCATTTCCTGGGCCTCGCGATGGTCGCGAACGACAGGCCCGGGATGGTCCTCACGGACGGCGCGATCGAGCTGCTCACGAGTTACGGCTTCCCCGGCAACGTGCGCGAGCTGCGCAATCTGATCGAGCGGCTCGTGATCCTGACGCCGGACGCGAAGATCGACGCGGAGGACGTGCGGGTTTGTCTGGGGAGCGCGTCGGCCGGGACGCCGACGGGGCTCTTTCGTCCCGGCACGCCGTTCCGGGTGCTCGCGGAGGAGGCCGAGCGGCGCATTCTGGAGGAGGCGCTCGCGCATCACGGCGGGGCGATGGCGTCGACGGCGCGTGGACTCGGGCTCGAGCGGAGCCATTTGTACAAGAAATGCAAGGCGCTCGGGCTGCGCGGCGACAAGGCCGAGGCCGAGGATGAAGGATAG